The Mustela nigripes isolate SB6536 chromosome X, MUSNIG.SB6536, whole genome shotgun sequence genomic sequence CTAGCATCTGCTTGTCGTCTTGCTGTAGCCAGAAGTCGACGTGCGGGAAGGGCACCCAGGAGTACGGCCCCAGACACAGCTGTTCGGTCTCTGCATCATAGATACTAATCATTGGTCCTCCTGTTAAAGCCCGGGCAGCCCGCAGCGCCTCCTCCGGGCCCGGGTCTAGGAAGGATGCTTGGTAAATCTCCGCGGTCTTGATGTTCACAGCGATGCCGTAAATGATTGGaaagtggttttcattttcttcccggTCATTTAATTCTGTCATACATAACGTCACTAAGTGAACGTCCTCCTCCTGTCTGTCAAATTCACTAAGAAGCTGATGAGTAAGTTTTTGTGACAACTGCCTGTCGTCACTGAAGCCTCCCACGAGGTGCACCTCCAGTCTTCCACACTGGGCGTGATCAGAGAAGGACTTTATGGAGCTCATGATCAAGGGCACCTCTGCTCTGGTGTCCGTTCCATCGCAGTGGGTCAAGCAGGTGGCCCCGTTACCTGTGTGCCTCAGGACCATGATGTGACAAGTGGTGGCATCATCAGAACCCAGAATGGAGATGGAGCCATCCTTTGGGGAGGTCACTGCCAGCTCTCTTTGCTGAACATACAGAAGGCCTTGGGGTCCCACTTGTTGAACAGACTGACCTCTAAGAAGTCTGGCTCTTTCCTCCAGAGGCGGGTGAGCTCGCACGAGGTCCCCGGCGGACTGCGGCAGCCGCACTCGCCGCCCTTCGACGAGCAGCGGCATCGCGGAGGCGGCCGCCCCGGCAGGCCCAGGGAGGCGGcggatttcattctttctgctggttgagtagtattcctatatatatataaatacacatcttctttatccattcacctgccaatggacatctgggctctttccatatgttggctcttgtggacattactgctataaacattggggcacaggtgcccctttgaatcactgcttttctgtcctttgggtaaatacctagtacagcaattgctgtgtcatagggtagttctctttttaactttttgaggaatgtccgtattgttttccagagtggctgcatcagtttacattcccaccaacagtgtaagagggttaccctttctccacatcctggccaatatctgttgtttctttagttgttaattttagcctttctgaccagtgtgagatggtatctcattgtggttttgatttgtatttccttgatgccaagtgatgttgaattaagtcaccttttaaaattatatatacctGGGTCCTATTCCAGATATACTGAGGCTGGGTCTCAATTCAAGGGGAACCTAGGCATccagaatttcagaaaaacataaCTCTTACTGCTTCCAGTACATATACCTAGTTGATCTCATTCAAACTCATCATTTTAAAGATGTAGAACCTGATATCCAGGGAGGAAAGCCACTCATCCAAGGTTACACAACCTGTTAGTAACAGAACTGACTCCCCAGTCCAATCTTGAAAGAGTCAATTAATTGCCTTTACTCACAACGTTGTCCAGAActgctctctctgtgtgccttataaacttaaatgtatacaacaaaagctataaaagaaaggacacaaagagaaggataaagaaaaaaaaaacagggagagggaaacagaaagcATGGTGGATTTCAAACTATTCAAGGAGTTAGATGGAGATAAGAACCTGTGAAGGTCTGAAATTTCCAATACTTACTAGCTAGACAGGTTCTGCatagaaattatttgaaagtcACACTGCAAACACTATTGGGAATTTTATGATCCCTGAGCTCAGTGGCTGTCATCTTTGTATTGCTATTAATCAGCCAGGCTTGGTCTTCCATTCCCCAGTATAATCTCCTCAATTGTCCTTAGCCCTAGGCTACATTATGTGATACTTTCACCCCATATTGAGCCTTGCCCAATCTTCTGTCTCTTTGCAGGTCAGACAGGCTCCCATACATCCTTTCTGTGTTAAAGCCACCTACAGAGTGGCAGAGACAAAGTCTCCATGGACCTAAGTTAcatgagtttgttttcttttcagatttactTGAGGATGGGGGAAGCTGGAAGCCTCCAAAGCTTTTTCTACCAATGCATCAATGACATCCAGTCTAGAGGAGGGATTTCCAGCTATGAcaattttctatttgaaataggatcctgaaaaaaaaaaaaaaaagctttcgtAAATTCAAGGTTAAGAAAGTGGTTGGGGGGTTTGGTAACACTAATTTTTCAATTACCTTAACCTTCTGCCAATGCACAAGTAATCCTTGCCTTCTGCATTTGTGATTTTTGTTCTTCTGAACCTTGATAAAGGAGGTCATGAAATGATGCGGAAGTCATTTTAGGTATAGCTTTCAGCTTCCCATCTCATTTCCCAAAGTATCTGTCACATAGATTCTCTTGTCATACAAGCTCCCTCTACTCAGTCTTACCTCCCACCTTACTGAAATCAAAGTCACACTAAGTGAGCTCCCTAGAACTACCTTCTCCCTACATTTCTACCCaacattctattttcttctttgtatcaCCTATCTTCTCTGCAACGACTGTCTATATCCATCTACTTGCCCTTCTCTTAACCTCCAGCATTCTGACTTCTATCTCCACCACTCTTCTATACTCCTCTACTTTCATCAGTAAAcccatgaaatgaaataatagtgGTAGAGCATATTGGCACAGTGGAGAATTGGCACAGTTCCTGACACAGAATAAGTACTCAATAACATGGTACATCTTCCCAAACATAAGCAAACGTATGCATGTACCCATGcatatgcatgtacacacacacacacagagtcaatTCCAAAGGCTTTCATTCTTTATCTCTTTGTGGCATTTGACACTGTTGACCACTCTCCCTCCATTCTTGAATGTTTCTGTCACTATGCATTAGTGTAGTGtcttcttactcttttcttttttcttccaatctcTTCCAAATGTGGTCACATCCTAAGATTCACAACTGAAATTCCTTATATCTCTAGATTCTCTTTCATCGATCACTACTCCTCTAAATATAGTCCATGTACTCACATAGCTAAACACATAGCACAACTGGCATTTTTTTGGTAACAAAGCTTTCTTGATGAAGGAAGCAGTGCATTGATTTGCATTGATTTACATTCTGCCCCAAGTGTCTCCTCTTACCATGTATGAtgtatcatgtatatatatatatatatatatatatatatatatatatatatatatatcttaccaTGTATCATGGCCCAATGCCCCAAGATTTTTTACACTGTTACAACTTCAGTATTCATCTCTATTCAAATAAAGTTTATTCAAATTAGCATCTCTAACCCCAGCTTCTTCCCAGAGCTCCAAACCTATATCTTAGATGCCTGCTAGATTCCAACCACCACCAGCAACCTGGATAGTCAACAAGTTAAAAACTAAACTCATACCTGAAATCCTTTTGggggacaaaaaaacaaacctgcatGTTTCCAAAAAGATgtcttttatacatattttttaatcatacacattcattttctttgtaaaaaaattttaaagttacaaaaaAGTCCATTTTGTATACCATCAGCAATCAAGGTCCATTCCTCTCCTCCTCAGAAATAACATTGATAGTTTGGGTTTGAGTATCATTCTAGATCTTTTCCTACACATTTGCATACATATGGAATATGTCACTGTAGAAAACATAgggcactgtttttttttttaaatctcagtgtTATAATGTATTATTCTCAAATTGTTGTTTGCAATCAACAAAATATTTGGTAGATCTTTCCACATAgatatatttcattctttttaagtacCGAATAGTATTCCACAGAAAAGACATCCATAGTTTATTTAGCTTTTCCTATAAATAAT encodes the following:
- the LOC132006832 gene encoding protein N-terminal asparagine amidohydrolase-like; translated protein: MPLLVEGRRVRLPQSAGDLVRAHPPLEERARLLRGQSVQQVGPQGLLYVQQRELAVTSPKDGSISILGSDDATTCHIMVLRHTGNGATCLTHCDGTDTRAEVPLIMSSIKSFSDHAQCGRLEVHLVGGFSDDRQLSQKLTHQLLSEFDRQEEDVHLVTLCMTELNDREENENHFPIIYGIAVNIKTAEIYQASFLDPGPEEALRAARALTGGPMISIYDAETEQLCLGPYSWVPFPHVDFWLQQDDKQMLENLSTSPLAELPHFVAHIRSTLMFFKKTPISHQRTVSWK